The following proteins are co-located in the Robbsia betulipollinis genome:
- a CDS encoding CerR family C-terminal domain-containing protein, whose amino-acid sequence MTEDKRLRHPAGGGYARGGETRQRIIDAAIGVFGERGFDAATTREIAQRAEVNPPALQYYFENKEGLYRACVEHLVTESSARFDPVISHVTQSLEDGAQGDAAVELFCLLQDAIIEHLLGSGSGDRRGQHLFKHLFMAREQSGHGPGGVLETLPQKPGLRINQAGTAILARLSGGAADDPELKLRAMMLFGQALVFHFARPATLAVLGWTDIDAERVRLLKHTVREQTKAVLSARVR is encoded by the coding sequence ATGACAGAGGACAAGCGTCTGCGGCATCCCGCGGGCGGGGGTTACGCGCGCGGCGGGGAAACCCGCCAACGCATCATCGACGCCGCGATCGGCGTGTTCGGCGAGCGGGGATTCGATGCCGCCACCACACGCGAGATCGCGCAGCGCGCCGAGGTCAACCCACCCGCGCTCCAGTACTACTTCGAGAACAAGGAGGGGCTCTATCGCGCGTGCGTCGAGCATCTCGTCACCGAATCGTCGGCACGTTTCGATCCCGTGATCAGTCACGTCACGCAGTCCCTGGAAGACGGCGCGCAGGGTGACGCGGCGGTCGAGCTGTTCTGTCTGCTGCAGGACGCGATCATCGAGCACTTGCTGGGTTCGGGATCCGGGGACCGGCGCGGGCAGCACCTCTTCAAGCATCTCTTCATGGCCCGCGAGCAAAGCGGCCATGGGCCGGGGGGTGTCCTGGAAACACTGCCGCAGAAACCCGGCCTGCGGATCAATCAGGCGGGCACCGCGATCCTCGCGCGGCTGAGCGGCGGCGCGGCCGATGATCCGGAACTGAAGTTGCGGGCCATGATGCTGTTCGGTCAGGCCCTGGTCTTTCATTTCGCGCGTCCCGCGACGCTGGCGGTGCTGGGCTGGACAGATATCGACGCGGAGAGGGTACGGTTGCTCAAGCACACCGTCCGCGAACAGACGAAGGCGGTGCTGAGCGCCCGCGTGCGTTAG
- the serS gene encoding serine--tRNA ligase has product MLDIQQLRKDIDGVASRLADRGYTLDVAAFNAIETERRAIQTRTEEFQSRRNTLSKQIGLMKRSGEDATALLAEVGGIGDALKASELRLDAIQAQIAELMMDVPNLPHPDVPVGQDETQNRETRRVGTPRAFDFTVRDHVDVGGPLGLDFDAGAKLAGARFTVLRGQIARLHRALAQFMLNTHTGEHGYSETYTPYIVNEDVLRGTGQLPKFADDMFRVERGGDEQKSPQYLISTSEITLTNTVRESIVDLAALPIKLTAHSPCFRSEAGSYGRDTRGMIRQHQFDKVEMVQIVEPATSYAALDEMVGHAETILQKLGLPYRVMLLCTGDMGFTAAKTFDLEVWLPAQNTYREISSCSNTEAFQARRMQARFRNAANKTELLHTLNGSGLAVGRTLVAVLENYQNADGSVTVPEVLRPYMGGIETLQPSK; this is encoded by the coding sequence ATGCTTGACATCCAACAGCTTCGCAAAGACATCGACGGCGTCGCCAGCCGTCTGGCCGACCGGGGCTACACGCTCGACGTTGCCGCCTTCAACGCGATCGAGACCGAGCGTCGCGCGATCCAGACGCGCACCGAGGAATTCCAGTCGCGGCGCAACACCCTGTCCAAGCAGATCGGTCTGATGAAGCGCAGCGGCGAGGACGCCACCGCGCTGCTCGCGGAGGTCGGCGGCATCGGCGACGCGCTGAAGGCATCCGAACTGCGGCTGGACGCCATCCAGGCGCAGATCGCCGAACTGATGATGGATGTGCCGAACCTGCCGCATCCCGACGTGCCGGTCGGCCAGGACGAAACGCAGAACCGCGAGACGCGCCGCGTCGGCACGCCCCGCGCGTTCGATTTCACGGTACGCGACCATGTCGACGTCGGCGGCCCGCTCGGGCTCGATTTCGATGCCGGCGCGAAGCTCGCGGGCGCGCGCTTCACCGTGCTGCGCGGGCAGATCGCCCGGTTGCACCGCGCGCTCGCGCAGTTCATGCTGAACACGCATACCGGCGAACATGGGTATTCGGAAACGTACACCCCCTATATCGTCAACGAGGACGTGCTGCGCGGTACCGGACAATTGCCGAAATTCGCCGACGACATGTTCCGCGTCGAGCGCGGTGGCGACGAACAGAAGAGCCCGCAGTATCTGATCTCGACTTCCGAAATCACGCTCACGAACACGGTGCGCGAGAGCATCGTCGACCTCGCCGCGCTGCCGATCAAGCTGACCGCGCACTCGCCCTGCTTTCGCTCCGAAGCCGGCTCGTACGGGCGCGACACGCGCGGCATGATCCGCCAGCATCAGTTCGACAAGGTCGAAATGGTGCAGATCGTCGAACCCGCCACGTCGTACGCGGCGCTCGACGAGATGGTCGGGCATGCCGAGACCATCCTGCAAAAGCTCGGCCTGCCGTATCGCGTGATGCTGCTGTGCACCGGCGACATGGGTTTCACCGCGGCGAAGACCTTCGATCTGGAGGTCTGGTTGCCGGCGCAGAACACCTATCGCGAGATCTCCAGCTGTTCGAACACCGAGGCCTTCCAGGCGCGACGGATGCAGGCCCGTTTTCGCAACGCGGCGAACAAGACCGAACTGCTACATACGCTCAACGGCTCGGGACTGGCCGTGGGGCGCACGCTGGTCGCGGTGCTGGAGAATTATCAGAACGCGGATGGATCGGTGACGGTGCCGGAGGTGCTGCGTCCGTATATGGGCGGGATCGAGACGTTGCAGCCTTCCAAATAA
- a CDS encoding HlyD family secretion protein, translating to MATSMNPASSGQEASLQPRPAAATDARLDANPTQQAAGTTGAATRKSPDAGQEKKKPQATPQQKRRRLVIWLLIGAVVLIAGLVWLFHWWTVGRFIENTDDAYLRADSVAIAPKISGYVLDVYVGDNQTVKAGQPLVKLDARQYQATLDQSQATIDARRADITRALADIKQQHATIDQAKAQADAARISADHAAREYDRYAPLAATGAETGEKVSDLRSTRDQARATYAANLASVRAATAQIATINAQIAQARAQLEAGEASARASHLDVNDAVVVAARDGRVGDRTVRVGQYVQPGTRMMTLVPVQKIYLVANFKETQIGRMRIGQSATLHLDALPDQDLHGVVESFAPGTGSEFALLPPENATGNFTKIVQRVPVRIRVDADAQTRNMLLPGMSVTVDVDTRGASDSTTGTHEARNGGAASEPNSQPASASMGQPASRSSGSPDAQAPGSSATEPTHG from the coding sequence GTGGCGACTAGCATGAATCCGGCATCGTCCGGCCAGGAAGCGAGCCTGCAGCCCCGTCCCGCGGCCGCAACCGACGCGCGGCTGGACGCGAACCCGACGCAACAGGCCGCCGGGACGACAGGCGCCGCGACACGCAAGTCGCCCGATGCCGGTCAGGAAAAGAAGAAGCCGCAGGCCACACCGCAGCAGAAACGCCGCCGCCTCGTCATCTGGCTGCTGATCGGCGCGGTGGTGTTGATCGCCGGCCTGGTCTGGCTGTTTCACTGGTGGACGGTGGGCCGCTTCATCGAAAACACCGACGACGCCTATTTGCGCGCGGACAGCGTGGCGATCGCGCCGAAGATCTCGGGTTATGTGCTGGATGTTTATGTCGGCGACAATCAAACGGTGAAGGCCGGCCAGCCGCTGGTGAAACTCGATGCGCGCCAGTATCAGGCGACACTGGACCAGTCGCAGGCGACGATCGATGCGCGCCGCGCCGACATCACGCGCGCGCTGGCGGATATCAAACAGCAGCACGCGACGATCGATCAGGCGAAGGCGCAGGCCGACGCGGCGCGCATCAGCGCGGACCACGCGGCGCGGGAATACGATCGCTACGCGCCGTTGGCGGCCACCGGCGCGGAAACCGGCGAGAAGGTGTCGGACCTGCGCAGCACCCGTGACCAGGCGCGCGCCACCTACGCGGCGAATCTGGCGTCGGTGCGGGCCGCGACCGCGCAGATCGCGACGATCAATGCGCAGATCGCGCAGGCGCGCGCCCAGCTCGAGGCGGGCGAAGCAAGCGCGCGCGCATCGCATCTCGATGTCAACGACGCGGTGGTCGTTGCCGCGCGCGACGGGCGGGTGGGCGACCGCACCGTGCGCGTCGGCCAGTATGTACAGCCGGGCACCCGGATGATGACGCTGGTGCCGGTACAGAAAATCTACCTCGTCGCCAATTTCAAGGAAACGCAGATCGGCCGGATGCGGATCGGTCAGTCCGCGACCCTGCACCTCGACGCCCTGCCCGATCAGGACCTGCATGGCGTGGTCGAGAGTTTCGCGCCGGGCACCGGGTCGGAATTCGCGCTGCTGCCGCCGGAGAACGCGACGGGTAATTTCACGAAGATCGTGCAGCGGGTGCCGGTGCGCATTCGCGTCGACGCCGATGCGCAGACGCGCAACATGCTGCTGCCGGGCATGTCGGTGACGGTGGATGTCGATACGCGCGGCGCGAGCGACAGCACGACGGGCACGCACGAGGCGCGCAACGGCGGCGCGGCGTCGGAGCCGAACTCGCAGCCGGCTTCGGCATCGATGGGCCAGCCCGCGTCCCGGTCGAGTGGGTCGCCTGACGCGCAAGCTCCGGGATCCTCCGCCACCGAGCCGACGCATGGCTGA
- a CDS encoding SRPBCC domain-containing protein, which produces MQFKLAIDRGANMGLRVLLLKGLVVTAVGVIGTLFVLHKNSSVQADILIDRPPADVWNVVSNSMAYSDWNPFITRVDGDFKEGETIRIVLGTGPNAMVFKPTVLVIHPEQDLCWRGGVWIRGVFDGTHCIHLLAVPGGTHLEQTESFSGLLVGWLTKDVVAETRRNFQMMNSAVKQRAEARAP; this is translated from the coding sequence GTGCAGTTCAAACTTGCAATCGATCGCGGGGCAAATATGGGCTTGCGGGTATTGCTGCTGAAAGGCCTTGTCGTCACTGCTGTCGGCGTAATTGGAACCCTTTTTGTCCTGCACAAAAACAGCAGTGTGCAGGCTGACATTCTCATCGATCGGCCGCCCGCCGATGTCTGGAACGTCGTATCGAACAGCATGGCGTATTCCGATTGGAATCCCTTCATTACCCGTGTTGACGGCGACTTCAAGGAAGGAGAGACAATCCGCATCGTGCTGGGCACCGGACCGAATGCGATGGTGTTCAAGCCAACTGTGCTGGTCATTCATCCGGAACAAGACCTTTGCTGGCGTGGAGGTGTATGGATTCGCGGCGTCTTCGACGGTACACATTGCATTCACCTCCTTGCGGTACCTGGTGGTACCCACCTTGAGCAAACGGAGTCTTTTTCGGGATTGCTCGTTGGGTGGTTGACGAAAGACGTAGTTGCGGAGACTCGGCGGAACTTTCAGATGATGAATTCCGCGGTCAAGCAGCGCGCGGAAGCCAGAGCGCCCTGA